In Actinomycetota bacterium, the genomic window GTCCCGACGGTCGTGGCGGCGTTCCTTCCGGCGCCGGTGCCGGCGCATCACGCCGAGTCCGAACCACACCAACGCCCCGAGGAGCGCGGCGGCCAACGTGAGGAGCCACAGCGGCCAGGTGAAGTGCCAGAAGAGGAAGTCGAGCCGGACGCTCTCGGTGTTCTGGAGCATGAAGACGACCAACAGCCCGACCCCGACGAGCGAGGCGATCGCTCCGCCGCCGAGCCGGCGTCCCTCCGACTCGGGACCCGTGCCGGGACCCTTCTGGACCATGGCCGATCCCCCCTCGATTCGGTGATGCGTCGCGGGCCGAGCGAGGGCCCGCGATCCGGAGCATCCTCTCACACGCTGCCCGTGACTACGCTCTGTGTGAGGGCCTCCACACCAGAAGGAGTCGAGGGGAGATGGCCGAGAAGATGAAGCGCAAGCAGTACGAGCGGGAGATGCGGCGCCTGCACGGTGAGCTCGTCGCGATGCAGGAGTGGGTCAAGTCCTCCGGCGCCAAGATCTGCATCGTGTTCGAGGGTCGCGACACGGCGGGCAAGGGCGGCACGATCAAGCGGATCACGGAACGGGTGAGCCCCCGCGTGTTCCACGTGATCGCCTTGTCCGCTCCGACCGAACGCGAGAAGTCGCAGATGTACGTGCAGCGCTACCTGCCGCACTTCCCGGCCGCGGGCGAGGTCGTGATCTTCGACCGCAGCTGGTACAACCGCGCGGGGGTGGAGCCGGTCATGGGGTTCTGCACCCCCGAGGAGACCGAGCGGTTCCTCGAGCAGGCGCCGGCGGTCGAGAAGGCGATGGTGGAGTCGGGCATCCTGCTGCTGAAGTACTGGCTCGAGGTCGGTCCCGACGAGCAGACCCGGCGCCTCGAGAGCCGCATCAACGATCCCCGGAAGGTCTGGAAGCTCTCGGACATGGACCTGAAGTCCTACAGCCGCTGGTACGACTACTCGCGGGCTCGGGACGCCATGTTCGCCGCGACCGACACCGTCTGGGCGCCCTGGTTCATCGCGCATACGGACGACAAGCGGCGGGGCCGTCTCAACATCATCAGCCATCTGTTGAGCCGGATCCCGTACGAGCCGCTGGAGCCGCGCGACGTGGCCTTGCCCGAGCGCCAAGACGCCGACGGCTACGTGGAGCCGGACCTGCCGCTGCGACACATCCCCACGCCGTTCTGACCGTCGCGTTCACGGGCTTCACGAGAGTCTCGCGAACGTGGCAGAGTGGCGGTGTTCGAAGACACCGAGCGAGGGGGGAGTGGGATGAGCGAGAAGGACACGTTGGTGGTTCTCGGCGCGTCGTACGACAGCGTCGCCGACGCCGAGGCCGACTACGAGGCCGTGAAGGCGTTGTACCGCGAGGCCGGCGTCGGGCACGACTTCGACGCGGCGGTGATCGAGCGCGATGCCGACGGCAAGGTCAAGGTCGCCAAGAAGCACGAGCAGCCCACGCGGCACGCCGCGTGGACGGGCCTGGCGATCGGCGCGCTGACCGCGATCCTGCCCGGCATCGGGCTGGGCGTGGGGGCCGCCGTCGGCGCCGGCGTCGGGGCGGTCGCCGGGCATATGAAGGGCGGCATGAGCGACGACGACCTCAAGGAGCTCGGCTCGGTCTTGGACAAGGGGCAGGCCGGATTGATCGTGCTGTACGCGACGAACATGGCCGATCAGATCGCCGCCTCGATCAAGGCCCAGAACCGCTACGTCTCGAGGGAGATCGACGCGAGCGCCGACGAGCTCGCGAAGCAGCTCAAGGCCGCGGAGGGCGAGTAAGAGCGGTCTGCATCGACGCCCTTTGCCCGTTCACCCGATCGAGGGTGAGCGAAGGGGGAGTCCGGGAACGCCGGCCTCGATCGCCACGATGCTCCAGCCTCCGAGGCTGGAGATGGCGAGGCGATCGAGGTCGGCGCCGATGAACGCGACGTTCGCGGGCTGGTTCAAGGCGACGCCGTCGGGGTCGTCGAGCCAGATCTCGGGCCGCCCCTCGGGCGTGACGCGCCAGACCCGGTCCGGGCGGTAGCACCCCACGAACATCGTGCCGTCGGCCGCGAGCGCGATGCCGTCCGGCTGCGAGCCTGCGAGTTCGACGAGCGTCTCGGGAGCGCCCGCGGCTCCGTCGGGGCCGATCGGCACCCGCACGACCCGCCGCCGGCTCGACTCCACCACGAGGAGCGCATCGCCCTCGGCCGAAAGGCAGCACCCGTTCGGGAAGCCCGGCACCCGGTCGGTCCAGACGTCGGTCGTTCCGTCGGTGTCGACCCGGAACACCAGCCCGTCGTCGGCGCCCCATGCGCCGGAGTCGGTCACATAGAGGTCGCCCAACCCGTCGAACGCCGTGAAGTTCGGCACGCGGATCGGGTGGTCCGGCGTTCCCGTCGAGTACGGGCAGATCGTTCCGTCGGCGGCGACGCGGGCGATCTCCGCGCGGCCGAAGTCACACGCGAAGACGGTGCCGGCACCGTCCACGGTGATGCCGTACATGAACCCGCCGGTCGACGCGATCTCGTCGACCACGCCGTCGGCCTCGATGGCATAGACCTGGCCGGCTTCCCCGCCCGCGTACACGCGACCGTCGGGTCCCCAGGCCACACCCTCGGGATGGTCGAGGCCGGTCGCGATCGTCTCGAGCCGATCGAGCATGGTCATACCTCCCGGTCGTAGGACGAGATCAGTCCGACGAAGGCTCGCACGTTGGCACGACGACCACCGGCGTGCAGCGAGAGCACGGAAGCGTCCCGCTGCCACGCCGCGAGGAAGACCGGCACGTCGTTGTGGCAGCAGCCGTCGGGCTCGTGGCGAAAGACGACGACGTCGTCGGGGACCCCGGCGGGGACGATGCGTTCCGACGTGACGATCTCGGGGGCGTGATCGCCGAACCAGCTGACGAAGGCGGCCGCTCCCTCGTCGGTCTCGAACACGAGGCCACGCGCGACCACCCTGGAGAACGCCCCACGGCCACCGCCGAAGGAGCGCTGCGCGGCGCGCACGAACCCGGCGTCGTCGAGGACCGATCGAAGGTCGTCGGGGTGCGTGACCTCGTTCGCGAGGTGGTCGGCGTCGACGGACGTCGTGTCGCTCGTCATGCGCGGGAGCGCGGAGGCCGGCAGCAACGGCGGCGTCGGTCCGGCCGCGAGCCCACCGTCGGTGGCCGGAGCCGACGCGCAGGCGGAGAGGATCACGACGACCGCGACGGTGCGAGCGAGGCGGGTCATCGCGGTCATCTCCTTCGAGCGCCGGGTGCCTTGCCCCGGGCAGCTTCCGCGCGCATGATACGTGCCACCAGCGGTGCCCGCGTCCAGAGGGGGGAGAGCGGCCATGGTGCAAAAGCGTTTGTCCAGTCCGATCGACAGGCGGGACTTCTTGCGGTACGCCGGCTTCACCGGCATGACCGTCAGCATGGCCGGGGTGCTCGCGGCCTGTCGGGAGGCCGAGACGCCCTCGAGCGGAACCCAGGGATCGGGGCAGGCGTCGATCCCCCCGATCGAGGACGAGCCGGGCGGCCTGCAGGTCT contains:
- the ppk2 gene encoding polyphosphate kinase 2; the protein is MAEKMKRKQYEREMRRLHGELVAMQEWVKSSGAKICIVFEGRDTAGKGGTIKRITERVSPRVFHVIALSAPTEREKSQMYVQRYLPHFPAAGEVVIFDRSWYNRAGVEPVMGFCTPEETERFLEQAPAVEKAMVESGILLLKYWLEVGPDEQTRRLESRINDPRKVWKLSDMDLKSYSRWYDYSRARDAMFAATDTVWAPWFIAHTDDKRRGRLNIISHLLSRIPYEPLEPRDVALPERQDADGYVEPDLPLRHIPTPF
- a CDS encoding DUF1269 domain-containing protein, producing MSEKDTLVVLGASYDSVADAEADYEAVKALYREAGVGHDFDAAVIERDADGKVKVAKKHEQPTRHAAWTGLAIGALTAILPGIGLGVGAAVGAGVGAVAGHMKGGMSDDDLKELGSVLDKGQAGLIVLYATNMADQIAASIKAQNRYVSREIDASADELAKQLKAAEGE
- a CDS encoding lipopolysaccharide assembly protein LapA domain-containing protein, translated to MVQKGPGTGPESEGRRLGGGAIASLVGVGLLVVFMLQNTESVRLDFLFWHFTWPLWLLTLAAALLGALVWFGLGVMRRHRRRKERRHDRRD
- a CDS encoding SMP-30/gluconolactonase/LRE family protein, whose product is MLDRLETIATGLDHPEGVAWGPDGRVYAGGEAGQVYAIEADGVVDEIASTGGFMYGITVDGAGTVFACDFGRAEIARVAADGTICPYSTGTPDHPIRVPNFTAFDGLGDLYVTDSGAWGADDGLVFRVDTDGTTDVWTDRVPGFPNGCCLSAEGDALLVVESSRRRVVRVPIGPDGAAGAPETLVELAGSQPDGIALAADGTMFVGCYRPDRVWRVTPEGRPEIWLDDPDGVALNQPANVAFIGADLDRLAISSLGGWSIVAIEAGVPGLPLRSPSIG